ATTCAGCTGGAATTAGAAACGTTTTTAGGCAAGGCATTGATTGAAGAGAATGGTTACTCCCTTCTCAAAATCAATAACGCAGTATAAAGCGTTTCTAAACCAGTCCTTTGGGGAAGGCTGAGCAAATCATATTCTGCGTTACATTTCTTTTTAAGGGGATAACCCTTAATAAAAAATGTGCCTTGATTATGAATCGCTCAGACATCCTGAAACGAGCATCTTCAAGTGGAGCGGGTATAAACACAGCTTAATCACCTTCAAAAAGCATCTGCGAAGGAAATGGATACGTGTATTTAAGATAAGATGTGATAGATATCGAAAATAAAGTTAAATGCTCGATATTTGAGTTATTATCATTATAGCTTTTTAAATTTTCTATAACTTAAATGATGACACCACTAGTATTTCACCCTATTTATAGCCAACTTGAATTACCCATTAGACATCGATTTCCAATAGAAAAATATGTTGGAATACGAAATGCACTTGTCGCAAATGGAGTTCCTAATAATTGGTTTAAAAAACCAACTCCTGTTAATCCCGATAATGTTAAAACCGTTTATGATCCCACCTATATACATCAGCTGATTAATAATCAATTAGATTCTAAAGCGATGCGAAGAATAGGTTTTCCTTGGTCTCAACAATTGATTGAACGAACACTAACTGCTGTTGGTGGCACTATAATGACTGCACAATTAGCCTTAGAATATGGAAAATCACTAAATTTAACGGGTGGTTATCATCATGCTTTTGCTAATTTTGGCTCTGGGTTTTGCATGATTAACGATTTATATTTAGCCGCATTAACCATGTTACAAAATGATAATATCAGCAAGGTACTTATATTTGATGCTGATGTACATCAAGGTGACGGAACAGCAAAGTTAGCATCAAATAATCAGAATGTTTTTACGGTTTCAATTCATGGTGAAAAAAATTTCCCACACCGTAAACAAGTTTCAAATTTAGATTTTGCATTGCCGAAAGGAACAACAGACAGTCTTTATTTGGAGACAGTAGATAATGCTTTGAATAAAGCCTTTTCTAGCTTTAAGCCTGATGCAGTAATTTACGATGCGGGAGTAGATATTCATTGCAATGACGATCTTGGTCATCTTGATATTTCTACTCAAGGTGTTTTAGCTCGTGACAAACTAGTTTTTGATTACTGTAAGCTTAAAGGTATACCAATCGCTGCGGTCATCGGTGGTGGTTACCAAAGAGATATTGAAGCGTTAGTTAATGTACACCTACAACTTTTTGTTGCTGCTGGTGTTATTACATAAGGTATTCGACTATATGAAGACTTAGATTATGCCCAAATGGCAAAAGACTATAACATTGGTTTTATTCTCGTTCAGACTTAACGATGTGTTCAAGTGGCTAAGCAGTCCTTAGAGCAGCTTGATTTTGTCATTAAAAAAGGTAGGGTTTGTGATAAACATTGAAACTATTTAGGCTCGCTTGAGTATGAAAATTTATTACCCTCCCACACTTGCCTTTTAGCGTAATTAGTCGGCTTTATCATTCCTCTTTGACCAATTT
The DNA window shown above is from Colwellia psychrerythraea 34H and carries:
- a CDS encoding histone deacetylase family protein, with product MTPLVFHPIYSQLELPIRHRFPIEKYVGIRNALVANGVPNNWFKKPTPVNPDNVKTVYDPTYIHQLINNQLDSKAMRRIGFPWSQQLIERTLTAVGGTIMTAQLALEYGKSLNLTGGYHHAFANFGSGFCMINDLYLAALTMLQNDNISKVLIFDADVHQGDGTAKLASNNQNVFTVSIHGEKNFPHRKQVSNLDFALPKGTTDSLYLETVDNALNKAFSSFKPDAVIYDAGVDIHCNDDLGHLDISTQGVLARDKLVFDYCKLKGIPIAAVIGGGYQRDIEALVNVHLQLFVAAGVIT